The genomic interval TCTGGTGGCAAAGAAGTTGGTCTGAATGGTGACTTCTGCCTGGGTACCAAACGGAGTGGTGTCAGCCACtgtggacacacatacacacagcttaAGTTCACTTCGACTCCACATACCATAGCCGACATACTGCCATGTTCAGCAGAATTCACGTTTAAGTGATGTTACTTTTAAACGCGATTCCTGCGTTGTTCACGAGGACGTCGAGACCGCCGTACTCCTGCTGGAAGAAATCCCGGGCCGCGCACACGCTTGAGTGGTCGTTAATGTCAAGTTGCTGGAACAGCAGATTCAGACCCTCCGCCTTCAAACTCTCCACAGCCGCTGTCCCCCGGCCGACATCCCTTGCGCTAAGAAACACTTCCCCATTGAACTGTTTGCAGAGCGCTTTTACGATGGCGAACCCGATCCCCTTGTTGGATCCTGTCACGAGAGCAACTCCTGGCATATCCCGTTCTGCAAGTGTTTCCACACAGGTTAATTTAGCTCGAGATACAGATTACAACACTATGGTCGGCCAATGTTATTTTATATTAGCTAGCCCACTAACGGTACAAGAATGTTTCTGTGAGCCGAACTTGCATCTGGTGCAAAGTTATCTAATCAGCTAAATTAGCAAACTCTATACAACAACAGGCTACGGCTACAGGCTACggtaaaagtatatatatataccaatTGTTATTAATATATAATGTTATTTATTGGAAACACATCTAACACACAGATTAATCATAACTTACTTTTCAGATGGCTCTTTAGGTGATGTTTATGATCAAATGCCTGCACCACAGACAGCGTGAACCATAATGTAGGCTTCCGTAGCAGCAATGCGCAGACGCGGAAAAACAAACACGCCATGTGACCAGTTACTAACAGCGTGCTGTTGGTGATACCAGAGAAACGGGCTCTGGTAATACATAGTTTGAAAGTCAAATACCTAGGTTATAAGCTCTAGGAAAGTGTACGCGTTCACATGCGTACTATAGCTATGTATTCATGCCACAGTGACGGCTGATGGCGCGGCGGAgcgggaggagagcgaggaggaagagaaggaaacgAGAGGGAGTAGCAGCTGTCCAGTCAGGTAGGCTTCCTACCATCGCTTACTGACCATTCAGCTTACTGGACATTAAggaagtctgtctgtgtgtcgggtctgagacgtgtttgtgtgttttcgtTTGTGACAGTGACGTTGTCTCATGAGCCTCcgtttgtgtgtctgaggagGTGGCTGCAGAAGCGAGGCTTCAGCTCACGACTGCTGCTCCCAGCACACTTCTCAGGTAGTATCCATCCTAGTGCCCTTTCTAGGTAGTACACACTACTATTCAGGTAGCTAGAGCAGTATTGGGTGTGATAATGTAGTTTGCATGCTCTGTAACCTTTTGACCCTGGCCTGCTCCTCCCCTCAGATACTGGAAGAGGTCTTCTCAGCCTGACAGCTCTCCAGGTAAGTACAGCATTAAACCCTctctttgggtgtgtgtgtctcccatgtctaacagctatgtgtgtgtgcgtccagcCAGGTGAACTACTCATCTCCTTACCGGAGTCTTGTCTACTGACCACATCTACCGTTCTAAAAAGCTACCTGGGGCAGTACATCAAGAGGTACACAGTACAaccataggtacacacacagtacattaataagtacacacacacacaaacatacacaacacagtacaacaagaggaacacacaaacacacacacagtacaacaaTGGGTgcatacacacagtacatcaacaagtacacacacacagtacatcaaTAAGTAAGTACAtgaagaaatacacacacaacacatagaaAGATGTAGTAATGCACatttacagctgtgtgtgtgtgtgtgtgtgtcaggtggcagCCTCGAGTGTCTCCTCTGCTGGCCCTGTGTACCTTCCTCATATGTGAGAGACACCTGGGAGAAGATGCCGATTGGATACCCTACATAAAAGTCCTACCCACTTCCTACACATGTCCCGCCTACTTCTCTGATGAGGTCATCAGCCTTCTGCCGAGTGGAGTAAGGGAGCGGGCCctacagcagagacaggaagtccagGAGCTCCATGCCTCCTCATTGGCCTTCTTCAGGTGAGAAAGGACACTGACTGTTTTTGGTGCTGGTGGTAATGTTCCGCCTGTGCTTGACTGTGATTGGTCTGGTGCAGGTCCTTGCTGCCCCTCCTGGTtggctgtgtggaggaggtgtTCTCTCTGGAGGCTGTGCTCTGGGCCTGGTGTAGCGTCAACACCCGTACCGTCTACAAGAAGCATCCTTACAACCACTCCCTGTCCAGACAGGAAGATGTCTATGCCTTGGCGCCATACCTAGACCTCCTCAACCACCGCCCtgacacacaggtcagacagagacacacaggtctGGCAAAACGTGCACAAAATGAAGACAAGTTGGGCAACTaaagaagctgtgtgtgtttgtgtaggtgcaAGCGTGTTTCAACGAGGTGTCCAGATGTTATGAGGTACACAGCCTTCAAGGCTGCCACAAGTTCCAACAGGCCTTCATATGCTACGGTCCCCATGACAACCAGCGCCTGCTGCTGGAGTATGGCTTTGTCGCCCCCGACAACCCCCATGGAGTGGTTTACGTGGAGGAAGGTGGGAGAAGAAGGTCACCAAGCAACATCACTTATCCTGGGTTACTCTCAAACAACCCTCAGCTTATTCCCTCTACTTTGTGTGTATCCTGGTTTGTATtacggtgtgtatgtgtgtttgcgtgtgtctatgtgtgtattcCAGGGCTCCTgcaaaagtgtgtttgtgctgaAGGCAGAGGCCAGCTGGAACAGAAGTTGCTCTTCCTCAAACAACATGACTTACTACAGTAAGATGCAAAACTTGGTCAATGCATGTATGCTAAGCTATGCCACATTGCACCATTCTACACACAATGCTACACTAAGCTACGCTTCTTGATGCTATGCTAAGCTATTCAACACTACAGCACATTCAGTAACTGTACACTAAGCTACGCTATAGTGTAGGATGACCTcaccattcctctctccctctatcagaAATCTGACCTTTGGCGTTGACGGGCCGTCCTGGAGACTAATGACTGTTCTAAGACTACTGTCACTGAGACCCGAACACTAGTAAGActtgtcacagacacacacacacactattctaAACAGAAATACCAGTTTTAATTCCGAGATTTTGGACAGAAAAGGTGTGTGGCGTCTgcatgtgtgagatgtgtgttctCCAGCCCCCAGTGGAAGAGcgtcctgcagggggcagcagtgAGTGAGGAAACGGAGCAGCTGAGCGTCCTCATGGCTGCTCACACCtgccagctgctgctgcaggacaCCGCCACCATTCTGGACCAGGTACCTCtgataaccctgacccctgacaaccctgacccctgacaaccctgacccctgataaccctgacccctgataaCCCTGATAACCCTGACAACCCTGATCCCTGATAACCCTGACAGCGCTGCCCTGATAATCCTGGCCGTAAACGTACAGCACATTCTGACTGTatttgtgtcctgtttgtgtgtgtgtgtagatctccaggctgagagagcagtgtgaccgggttctgagggagcagttggaGGTGGTGGCTCAATTACGTCAAGAGGAGCAAGGCATTCTGGGTAGTTCCTTAGATGTGTTGCGGAGGCTCCAGGCGCACAGCCAGGCTGAGTGAAGCAAATAGATGTCTCTGATAGGTCAACATCATCGCTAATCACAAGTGTCCTCTCCATGCACCTGAAAAAC from Osmerus eperlanus chromosome 21, fOsmEpe2.1, whole genome shotgun sequence carries:
- the LOC134007275 gene encoding carbonyl reductase [NADPH] 1-like; this encodes MACLFFRVCALLLRKPTLWFTLSVVQAFDHKHHLKSHLKKRDMPGVALVTGSNKGIGFAIVKALCKQFNGEVFLSARDVGRGTAAVESLKAEGLNLLFQQLDINDHSSVCAARDFFQQEYGGLDVLVNNAGIAFKMADTTPFGTQAEVTIQTNFFATRDMCNEFLPIIKPGGRVVNVSSGMGSVALGRCSPTLQARFRSNDITEEELVSLMQSFVEEAQAGSHAQGGWPNTAYGVSKTGLTVLSRIQARQLSQERPGDQIMLNACCPGWVRTDMAGPNATKSPDEGAVTPTYLALLPAGATQPHGEFLSEMTIQPW
- the LOC134007271 gene encoding SET domain-containing protein 4-like isoform X1, which codes for MARRSGRRARRKRRKREGVAAVQSVTLSHEPPFVCLRRWLQKRGFSSRLLLPAHFSDTGRGLLSLTALQPGELLISLPESCLLTTSTVLKSYLGQYIKRWQPRVSPLLALCTFLICERHLGEDADWIPYIKVLPTSYTCPAYFSDEVISLLPSGVRERALQQRQEVQELHASSLAFFRSLLPLLVGCVEEVFSLEAVLWAWCSVNTRTVYKKHPYNHSLSRQEDVYALAPYLDLLNHRPDTQVQACFNEVSRCYEVHSLQGCHKFQQAFICYGPHDNQRLLLEYGFVAPDNPHGVVYVEEGGRRRSPSNITYPGLLSNNPQLIPSTLCVSWFVLRCVCVFACVYVCIPGLLQKCVCAEGRGQLEQKLLFLKQHDLLQNLTFGVDGPSWRLMTVLRLLSLRPEHYPQWKSVLQGAAVSEETEQLSVLMAAHTCQLLLQDTATILDQISRLREQCDRVLREQLEVVAQLRQEEQGILGSSLDVLRRLQAHSQAE
- the LOC134007271 gene encoding SET domain-containing protein 4-like isoform X2, whose amino-acid sequence is MARRSGRRARRKRRKREGVAAVQSVTLSHEPPFVCLRRWLQKRGFSSRLLLPAHFSDTGRGLLSLTALQPGELLISLPESCLLTTSTVLKSYLGQYIKRWQPRVSPLLALCTFLICERHLGEDADWIPYIKVLPTSYTCPAYFSDEVISLLPSGVRERALQQRQEVQELHASSLAFFRSLLPLLVGCVEEVFSLEAVLWAWCSVNTRTVYKKHPYNHSLSRQEDVYALAPYLDLLNHRPDTQVQACFNEVSRCYEVHSLQGCHKFQQAFICYGPHDNQRLLLEYGFVAPDNPHGVVYVEEGLLQKCVCAEGRGQLEQKLLFLKQHDLLQNLTFGVDGPSWRLMTVLRLLSLRPEHYPQWKSVLQGAAVSEETEQLSVLMAAHTCQLLLQDTATILDQISRLREQCDRVLREQLEVVAQLRQEEQGILGSSLDVLRRLQAHSQAE